From the genome of Vicia villosa cultivar HV-30 ecotype Madison, WI linkage group LG2, Vvil1.0, whole genome shotgun sequence, one region includes:
- the LOC131650097 gene encoding uncharacterized protein LOC131650097 yields MKVMYDAMTGHEHMVDWRTIFHRNLARPRANFVTWMLCHEKLATKDRLRRFKLITDSICSICKEDDESIAHLFFECRDNKDVWCQVLKWIDYAHRPLPWKEELKWITKEATKKGWKTSLLKLAFSETVYGLWYRRNNIVFAKGTHTNIVHSIIDSIVYRSWLSKKLRDHVAQLMM; encoded by the coding sequence ATGAAGgtgatgtatgatgcaatgaCTGGTCATGAACATATGGTTGATTGGAGGACTATATTTCATAGAAACTTGGCTAGACCTAGGGCAAATTTTGTTACATGGATGCTGTGTCATGAGAAGTTGGCAACTAAAGATAGACTTAGGAGGTTCAAACTGATCACTGATAGCATATGCAGTATATGTAAGGAGGATGATGAGTCTATTGCTCACCTGTTTTTTGAGTGCAGGGATAACAAAGATGTGTGGTGCCAAGTTCTGAAATGGATCGATTATGCTCACAGGCCGCTCCCCTGgaaagaggaattgaagtggatcacTAAGGAAGCAACAAAGAAAGGTTGGAAGACCAGCCTCTTAAAACTTGCTTTCTCTGAAACTGTTTACGGCTTATGGTATAGAAGGAATAACATTGTCTTTGCCAAAGGGACTCACACTAATATAGTTCATAGTATTATAGATAGTATTGTATACAGAAGTTGGTTGTCTAAGAAGCTTAGAGACCATGTAGCTCAATTGATGATGTAA
- the LOC131646877 gene encoding uncharacterized protein LOC131646877, with protein MVDMSDMKDGALREIDMDESVFGIEFKSHITIDDLQEIFDQDQLGVSNMQSYIRLLYDRVLRGTALSNRFRFVSSAHCSGMEIVSDPESVRQRLVDRFMSTGNTECLHLWAYNTRPVGAHWLLLAINPIREVVYYLNSVKGEWTNYPAMKEIVDLSIQVFRSQRDAQVSRTKSNNITWIEVQCPIQRNSSDCGYFVLRFMKEIIQANQLEIPPTYLDEFRAAGYSKLKLEEIKEELCQFYIKQFFMQI; from the exons atggttgatatgtccgatatgaaggatggtgctttacgggaaatcgatatggatgaaagtgtcttcggtattgagttcaagtcacatattacaattgacgacttgcaagagatttttgaccaggatcaactaggcgtcagtaatatgcaatcatacatccg gttgttgtatgacagagtgttgcgcgggactgcattgtctaacagattccggttcgtgtcttccgcccattgcagcggaatggaaattgtttcggatccggaatctgttagacagcgcttagtcgatagattcatgtccaccggcaatacagaatgtctgcatctttgggcgtataatacccgaccagtagg agcacactggttgctgcttgctatcaacccgataagggaagtcgtgtattatctgaattcggtaaagggtgaatggaccaattatccggccatgaaggaaatcgttgattt atcaatacaagtattccgtagtcaacgggacgcacaggtatcccggactaaatcaaacaacatcacctggatcgaagtgcag tgtccgatacagcgtaacagttcagactgcggatactttgtattgaggtttatgaaagaaatcattcaggcgaatcaattagagattcctcccacg taccttgacgaattccgtgctgctgggtactcgaagctaaagttagaagaaatcaaagaggaattgtgtcaattttatattaagcaatttttcatgcagatttga